TGTTTGGACGTGTGAGACCTACGGGCTTAATAGGAACCCTTATAGCGGTCAGTTGGAGAGATATGGCAAGTGGAGCAACGCTGCTCAGCGATATGGTGATGGGTGCGAGGGGTTGGACTATGACCCGTTAACTGGCGGCTGTAAGGCTCCCTCGCAGTGCGAATCCAAGGCTGGCCAGAGCACCACTTGGTCAATGCTGCGCCCCGACCTTAACGGCCTTGGTCCTATCGAATATGGCTGTGAGGCTGGCTGCCGTATCGCTCTTGGTACGTCTGAATGCGCCCCGGTATCGGAAGGTGCTGAAACCGGCGTTTGCTGGGGCGTTGGCAGTTATACCGGCGCCGAATGTGAGCCCGGCGATAACCCTACCGGTGGCACGCCGCCGACCGATCCAACCGACCCAACTGACCCGACCGACCCGCCGCCAGATTGCGGCGACGATCATGTCTGGTCGGGCACTACCTGCGTGCCGAAGCCGCCGGAAGACTGCGACCCAAGCACCGGCGAAGTCTGCCCACCTGATGATGGAGACGGCGATGGCGACGGCGATGGTGACGGCGATGGCGACGGTGACGGTGATGGCGATGGCGATGGCGACGGCGATGGTGAATGTGATCCTGCTACCGATCCGGCTCAATGCGCTGGTAATGGCGGTGGCGACTGCGACCCTCTAACTGATCCTGATCAATGCAAGGGTAACGACGACGGCAAGCCATCCGTCCAGGGCGAAGGGTGCGACGCCGAACTCAAGTGTTCGGGCGACGTTATTCAATGCGCCATTCTGCGCAAACAAAAAGAGCAAGTTTGTTCCTGGGACTATGACAAGGCCAAGGATCAAATTGAACAGGCCGTTAATTCTCCTGAGTACGAACTTAATACTGAGACCATCAACCTGGGCAACTCATTCTCGGAGGGCGCTAACGGCTCGCGTTGGCTTAGTTCCGGTTGTCCTTCGCCTCGTTCTTTCTCTGTAATTGGTCGTTCTTATTCGCTGTCTTGGGAGCCTGTCTGTGACTTCGCGTCTTCGCTGTCGTACGTGATTGTTGCTATGGCTGGCTTGTTCTTCGCTGTTTATGTTGGTCGCGGTTTAGGAGGTCAGTGATATGCCTTTTGTTGCTATTTTCAGCTTTCTATCAACTATTGCCGGGCCGTTGGTTCGGCGCATTCTGACCGCCCTGGGCATCGGCATGCTGACGTTTGCCGGTTTTCAGGTTTCGGTTAATGCTGCGAAAACATATGTACAAAACAACTTTTCCGGGTTGCCGTCTGACGTTGTTC
The sequence above is drawn from the Pseudomonas sp. Z8(2022) genome and encodes:
- a CDS encoding DUF2523 domain-containing protein; the encoded protein is MPFVAIFSFLSTIAGPLVRRILTALGIGMLTFAGFQVSVNAAKTYVQNNFSGLPSDVVQILGLLKFDIAVNIVFAAVITRAVIAGMDKVTGGISKLGPVK
- a CDS encoding virulence factor TspB C-terminal domain-related protein — encoded protein: MLRPDLNGLGPIEYGCEAGCRIALGTSECAPVSEGAETGVCWGVGSYTGAECEPGDNPTGGTPPTDPTDPTDPTDPPPDCGDDHVWSGTTCVPKPPEDCDPSTGEVCPPDDGDGDGDGDGDGDGDGDGDGDGDGDGDGECDPATDPAQCAGNGGGDCDPLTDPDQCKGNDDGKPSVQGEGCDAELKCSGDVIQCAILRKQKEQVCSWDYDKAKDQIEQAVNSPEYELNTETINLGNSFSEGANGSRWLSSGCPSPRSFSVIGRSYSLSWEPVCDFASSLSYVIVAMAGLFFAVYVGRGLGGQ